ggctgcattctgtcgccgtttcctcttcatcctggccattgactggatcatgaagacttccaccgacagggagaggagagggctcagatggacatgactatgacagcaacaacagcactggaagacttggactttgctgatgacattgcctgctgtcacaccgccaccaagacatgcaggaaaaaacaaaggcttctcagaaacagctggaaaccttggcttgaaggtcagcacaaaaagactaacagtatgagagtgaacgccagagtccaagacaagcatcaaactaaatggagaagagattgaggaagttgacagtttcacctatttgggtccaaaatgtcaaacactggggatgcggaggtggagaattcgagcccgactggcgaaagccagtcaggcctttgcctcactcaggagcacatggaaggcaaaaaacatcagccagaagatcaagctgagaatcttcaagtcaaatgtgatcagcaccctcctttacggatcagaatcttggaagatgaccaaaaccatcagtaacaagcttgacgtcttccaaaacagatgcctcaggcgcatacttaacatcttttggccaacaccatcaccaacgaagaactccaccgaagaagtgaaaccgagtccatcaccacgcaggttcaacgaaggtgttggcgatggattggacatgtgctccgccagcagacagcagacctttccagagtcgccctacgatggactccagacggccgaagaaaacgaggccgcccaaaggaaacttggagaagaacagtggaaagggagatgaaaggaaagggctggacatggggtcacctagagcgtgtttcagccgatcgacatcggtggcggactctggttgaggccttatgtgcaacctgatgcacaaagaggaatagatagatagatagagaAGATTGGGGTAAGAAAATCTGGACTGTAGAGTCCACAtcattaaaaattacataaaggGAATGGAAAGTGAAATAGCAAGTTGGGCTACGATAGTAAATGACTTGCAAAATTATTTCTGGTTAAAATTTTGGAGTGCAacacaattattatttaaactgCATCTGAAACAGATCTTGGGCAGCACAAGAAggttgctgttttgttgttgactgaTGTCTTGGAACCAATTCTCCCCAAGTTTACAAACCTCTTAAGTGTAGTTGTTGAAATGCTGATATCACAGATCTGGGGATTGTGCCATAGAGTTTCACCGAGTATAGTGAGCAAAGTGGAGCAGACCAGTGTGATAAAGAATGTCTTGCTTGTCAAATAGTAGTTCCATTATCATGTTAGAGCCAGCTTGTCAAAAAGTACTTCTACTGTCATGTTAGAAcctgcttgtttttctttgcaaaaggAAAACATGGAACATGGCGGTCTTTAAGAACCAGCAAGTAGAAACCATTTGAGAAATATCAGAgtctatcatttaagcccaacttgCCATTTCAATTACCTTTTCCTTTAATGTTCTCATGAAGAAGTTTGCAGCAGAGAGCTCAGGAATACATTATAAACCTTTTTTGTGCTCAGAGAAGTAAACCTGAGATTATAAATTCTTTGACTTAGTTTTGATTCAATATTAACTATGTCGATGTGACACTCACTTCATCCATTCCTCCTTCAAGCAGACAAAACAGTGTGACACCACCTCCTCACTCAGGTTTTCATTTCTTAAAGCCATTAGCATTTTTGATAGAACAGTTGGtgctgcaataaaaaaaaaaaaaagacagtaattGTTGCAGTACATATAAAAACAATGATAGTAAACTTGAAATGTTAAAACGAGATTCAAGTTTATGCCACAGTACAGTAATCTTCCAGTATGGTTTCTTAGGTTACACATCtacctttaataataaattagagAATTAAATGGATGCTGAATTGTAAGTACAGAAGGCTTGGTGCTAAAACATAGACTCCAAACaacagatttttgaaaaaatttaaacatttgaatgGCTGTGTAGGCACCATTGTCGATGAAGACTATCATAgactgtataaatattttatgctatTTTGAAAGGATAAAATGTCTGTCTTATCAGAGGCATGATCTACATTGGAAGTTAGTGGCCTGAGGTTAGGTATTTGACCCCTATTGTAGTCAATATCCAGAAACTCAGAGTGTGAGGACAGTAACCTCTGGATTTGGTGGGAATGAATGGCtgcaaagacaaagaagaaggCAAATAAGCGAGGGGGCTGGGGAGAGGGGGGTGACTGGTGCcacagcaactaaggctatatcacagcaaagcatcTGCAAAGCATCCAGCCCTGAagacagatgctacatgcagagaaagtgGCTGGGGAAAGGATAAGTTGATGAGTAGATGGAATGCTAGTGGTCGATTGTTAGAGTGAGTAAAATAAAGTAttcacatacaaaaacaaagttgTTTCTTGTGAGGATACTAAACTGTCCAACTATTCATAGACTTTTAACTTGTAGCTGGTATATACCCACACATTACAAACCTTTTTCTGGCAGGGGAATATAGCTATGAAGACTGAACTTGTAGCCAACAAAATCCTCAGCTTGTGACATCTGTGAGTCTTGGGGATCACTGGTCCAGTCCTCTTGCTCAAGAACTTCAACAATGACAAAGCGTTCAGCAGCTAGCACATGATCTGGTAAAACTATCCCAGGATTCTGTCCAAGGAAGTTGCACCTATATGATTCCTCATAGACATTGCTGTGGTAAATAATCCGACAACAGCCACGAGGAAGTAGCACCTACAGAAGACAGGGAACAATATTAGGTCTAGTCACCAGCATCATACCTGAGAACCCAGTAATAGTCTTCTCGTcctagaaccttcccaaaactgaataacCCCTTTTCTAGactagacctttttaaatcaagtgtGAAATTCTCAGGAAGCGTGCAATGGAACaacctccctctccatctcaagcaattgcactccctgaactgctttcaatgccatctatctaaacactttcaagacatattacgatatagatgaggcctctagagattcctcccagCTCCAGGTAaccttgtatatatatatgcatatttcttcttaaccatcaccttgcacatatccacccttcttcttgtttactacaatttttttctataatgcttaattacttcatttatgtagttaatttccttccctgtaaagggcaagggctaaatggaaaaaagcgctctattgcttattttaccccttgtaaataaagaattgtcattgtcctcTGATGACATCAAGCCTTCTGACTGTTAGTATCATCTTCTAACACTAAGCTACCTACTATTCTCCCCAGAGAGGTCTAGCTCAGATACCCAACGTTGATTTACTAACATTTAAATGCTCTAATAATGTGAGATTTTTGCAACAGATGTGatatcttcagaaaaaaaaatatggtggcAAGAGAGATTTTAGTCAGTGACAAAAGATGTTTTAGCTTACAAAATAAACTAGGCATTCTTATACATCAATGTTCATaagattttcagaaaatgtcaaataagAACTGATATAGTacagcacaaacacattttttgaatGGAATTTTAAGACTGACATTTCATGCTGCAacttttttacaaatttgtgtcCAAGAGGTTAAATGAACCAAAGTTAAAAATTGTATAAGTTTGTAAGTGAAAGAATTTGGAGTTAGTGATAAGAAAAGGTCAAgggaattttaaaataaaagacgaTCTACTGTCTTCTTTTGATGAGGTGAGAGACAATGTTGAGAAAATGTGGGAGATCAAAGTGGGGATAAAATGGAGAGCTAACCTCTAATGCATCAAAAACTGAACAGAGCACTGCTTTGTCAGAACAGCATACGATGATTTGGTCCCCAATGACGACATGGTGGCAAAGTTTCTGGAACCTCTCAGTTCCTAGAACCTGAAACACATGGGTACATGCACATGAGTATCCCATGCATGCTGAAAAATGTGCGAAAAACTCATTTTAATGCCTATAAAACAtgccaaaaaaacaaatgcactaACAGTTGCTGCAGGAAAGTTCTCATTCTTAAAAACAAAGGATGATGTCAAACACCAAGAATTAAACTGCATCAACCTTTTTAAGATGCCTCAAATTTCTGATGACTGGCTTTTTTACATTGCCTTCTGCCCAGTTTTTCACTCCAGATGCTGTCCATATCTCTTTCTTGCAAGTCTCATCTGATTGTCCTGAGACACAGTCACTTGCTGAGGGTTTGGCTTCTGAAGATATTTTTCTGGAGTACAGTTTAATAAAGCCCTCCTCAGTTTCTGGAACAAAATTTTTTCGCTTTAACGATTTAAAAGTTTCAGTGAGGATATTTGTAGGTTACATGCAAACACTTGAGGATCTACAAATTCTAGTACCCACAGGGTGAGGTGGGAGTGTCTAGGAACCAATCATCAATGAATACTGAGGAATGATTAGTTATGTAAAGACAAATTCGTCTTTGATTCAGGGTGACTGTAATTATGTAAAGATTCAAATTATTCTTTGaaggtgatatatatattttcacttaCAATAGTTAGTGCAGTACATTACTTTTCAGACACACATCGCTTTGATAACGATATTCACACACAATGCAACAGAGCTAGTTAACAAAATCATCAAGTTTAAGTCTCGGCAACGGAAGCTTGAACATCCCAAAGTGTCTAAAAGTCTAAAAGAAAGTACACATAATGCAAGTTATGCAAACTTCAGTTCCTGTCAAGTTAAAGTGTTTTGATGAAATCTGACATTAGTACATAAGTAATCAAGTTCCCTATCACATGGCACACACCTGCATACCTTTATAACAGTACTGCTCAATGCATAGCCATatgttgttgatatttttattatggcGACCTTTTACTAGTCACCTGTGGCTACGAGTACATTCCACTGCCAAGTAATGAAAAATGGCAAACTTTTTGTTGTAATTCAGGCTTTCCTCAACCAATAATTAATATACTGATAGAATGTATTCGCACCCTCTTGCTTTTCCATATCAATAATGGAGTCTTCTGTCGGGGGTCCCTCCAAAAGAGTCTCTGTGATTCTGCTCCCACAAGCTTTCAGTGTCCAAACAAATGCTACATGAAGCATCTTGAAAATGCTTTTGTCCCCAGTGAGTTCATCCAGAGATCTGGCTGGCTTGTTGTTGCAGCCACGCTGTTTGAGAAAATTGCCTGGGTCAAGAGTGAATGCCATCCTGCTACTTACTCCCTGAGGATTTTTGTCAACCTCTTCTTTCCACACCTGCCAACAAAAATAGCATCCATCATCCCAGCTCAGGCATTTGCCTATAAAAAGTGGGGCTGATAATTATAATTTAGGGTCTGGTGTTCAtcgatgcacacacacaaacttatgAACAATTGAttgacaaaatgatttttaaagcaaaaaagtaGTGTAGAGTATCACTATCAAAAGCACACCAAAtcaataaaagtttaaataaaaggtCTCAAGAGCCATGTGCTGACATTTCTGCAATAGCAGCACTTGATTGGTTGCCTTCGTCAGGAGTCAAGGTAGGTTCAgagatttcctttttcttttatcagtcaAATTTAGTCAAGAATAAAACATGAAGTTAAATTAATAGTGAAAGCATTTTTTCTACTgaaattaataaagatatttctcTTTAGGCCTGCAGTActtctaataaatatttttttatgacattaGTTCTTTTTGAACTGAGCTGCCTGTTGCGCAGTGAATAATGTCTATctccaacagaaaaaagtgcCTAAACTCAAATAAACAAGCTGGATAAGCTCTGAATGTCAATGTGTGCATCAGactacacactgcacacgtATGATCTTCATGTAGTTGTCAAACCTTTTGTGCTTTCTTCTGAAGTACTTCAATGATGGTGCGAAGCTGTGGAACAAGAAATGGCCAGGAGTTGAGGAGATAGATGCGATCCATCATGAAGACAATAATGCTGTACCACCGCTGAAGACCACGAGCTTGAGTGTCCTTCACATAAAATGTGTAACTCAGGACATATCCATTTTGTTCATCACCAAAAAATATAGGTCCTTCCCGACCTGGACACACctgtaaaagaacaaaatcctaaatatagttttctgtatttctaCAAATTGTTTCAAGATTTTACTCCTTAAAACTGAGCTTTGTATACTGGCATACTCTTGAATTTGATTATAGATAAACAAAGACTGTTGTGTTCATAGATTTTCCAGCTGAGATTAATCTGGtatgtttgtggatttttcccAGTCATTAAACATGCAGGAAGTCCAGTCATTCAACTGCAGATGTCAAACTTTGGAAGAGGTGCAAAAAATTATTTGGCTATGTGTATAAATTTTGCAATGCATCATTTTGTGGTGTTATAGAACTCTTTCTGTATGGTGAGTCCAATCTTCAGCCAAACATGTTCAGCTTGCTGATGAGTTCACTTCAAATTACAGAGTTTGACATTAATCTGTGAATATCAACTTACACATTTTGATTGATGCATCAGATGTCAAGACACTGAGGCATGACCATCAATAACTTTATGCAGAACATGGTCAAGTTGATTGATAAATGGTTGTTACAGAATCCTCAGCAGTTGTGCTTTGAATGCTTGTTTATCAATATAAATTTACAATACTACTAATCAAATATTCTCCAACTAATAATTTACATTCTATCAAAAATCCTTTAGACCccaaaagattaaaaaacaatCCTGACTCAAACTCGCCTCaagtaaatgaataaactaCCCTGTtaacaagtctggtcaggagTTAACAACACAGCACTGAAGAAAACCACTAGGTTTCCCAATCCAGTCAAAGGAGAGCTTATTCCAGAATGAAACACATGCACTTTACTAATACCCAACACCTTATATTCTAAAGCCTAATTCTACATATGTTACCAAGTTACTAATGACTAAGGGGAGAAATTAAGGGATTTTGAGGTGTGAGCCACTTGACACCAGGCCATAACACTACACAGTGCAGCGATACTTCTCTTTCACTtgaaataaggaagaaaaaaagggaaggtaTGTAGTTAACAGGGTGCAGGAACTGCTTGTTGCCTactattaatatttattaacacaCCCCAAAAAAACTCTAGTGTAACATCATCTGCACAGGGGCACTGGCCTCACTCATGCCACTTGTCTCACATATACATAACTGACACAGCTAGCTAAGGGACACTCCCCTAAATCATCCAGTATACTGATATAGATGGCGAAGGGGCATAGGGAAACAAAGTATTGCTACAATTGTGTGGAATGATATAAGCTATATATGTACAGCTTTCTTTATGATAGTACAAACATGTTATAAAGGTGTCATAGtacatttcacacacactcacctcacaGCTGAGACTACGGATACAAGCTTGCCGCATGAACATGAAGATCTGCGGAATGTGTGGCTGCTGGGTGCTGAAGTAACTGAGTTCAGCTTCATCATCATGGCTTACATAACCTGTTCTGACAGACTTGCAACCCTGtagacaataacaataacaatattaacaaccaactttattagtcccaacgggcaatttaaatgggaggt
The Pomacea canaliculata isolate SZHN2017 linkage group LG2, ASM307304v1, whole genome shotgun sequence genome window above contains:
- the LOC112556635 gene encoding folliculin-like isoform X2 — translated: MYKRKQVCSFPLRTTYRPQERNGLEGEEAVDGSKRMKSPSTGVFSSVSAVSVVSGDRDAPLNSPSTPSHIIHKEHVDNHAKDACEGCKSVRTGYVSHDDEAELSYFSTQQPHIPQIFMFMRQACIRSLSCEVCPGREGPIFFGDEQNGYVLSYTFYVKDTQARGLQRWYSIIVFMMDRIYLLNSWPFLVPQLRTIIEVLQKKAQKVWKEEVDKNPQGVSSRMAFTLDPGNFLKQRGCNNKPARSLDELTGDKSIFKMLHVAFVWTLKACGSRITETLLEGPPTEDSIIDMEKQEETEEGFIKLYSRKISSEAKPSASDCVSGQSDETCKKEIWTASGVKNWAEGNVKKPVIRNLRHLKKVLGTERFQKLCHHVVIGDQIIVCCSDKAVLCSVFDALEVLLPRGCCRIIYHSNVYEESYRCNFLGQNPGIVLPDHVLAAERFVIVEVLEQEDWTSDPQDSQMSQAEDFVGYKFSLHSYIPLPEKAPTVLSKMLMALRNENLSEEVVSHCFVCLKEEWMNKVKVLFKFTKAGGARSEDETQKLMQVVGAREEDKPLLKFWMTGLSVQYRTHILASSKQR
- the LOC112556635 gene encoding folliculin-like isoform X3, which gives rise to MKSPSTGVFSSVSAVSVVSGDRDAPLNSPSTPSHIIHKEHVDNHAKDACEGCKSVRTGYVSHDDEAELSYFSTQQPHIPQIFMFMRQACIRSLSCEVCPGREGPIFFGDEQNGYVLSYTFYVKDTQARGLQRWYSIIVFMMDRIYLLNSWPFLVPQLRTIIEVLQKKAQKVWKEEVDKNPQGVSSRMAFTLDPGNFLKQRGCNNKPARSLDELTGDKSIFKMLHVAFVWTLKACGSRITETLLEGPPTEDSIIDMEKQEETEEGFIKLYSRKISSEAKPSASDCVSGQSDETCKKEIWTASGVKNWAEGNVKKPVIRNLRHLKKVLGTERFQKLCHHVVIGDQIIVCCSDKAVLCSVFDALEVLLPRGCCRIIYHSNVYEESYRCNFLGQNPGIVLPDHVLAAERFVIVEVLEQEDWTSDPQDSQMSQAEDFVGYKFSLHSYIPLPEKAPTVLSKMLMALRNENLSEEVVSHCFVCLKEEWMNKVKVLFKFTKAGGARSEDETQKLMQVVGAREEDKPLLKFWMTGLSVQYRTHILASSKQR
- the LOC112556635 gene encoding folliculin-like isoform X1, with amino-acid sequence MNAIIALCHFCELHGPKILYCTQTYRPQERNGLEGEEAVDGSKRMKSPSTGVFSSVSAVSVVSGDRDAPLNSPSTPSHIIHKEHVDNHAKDACEGCKSVRTGYVSHDDEAELSYFSTQQPHIPQIFMFMRQACIRSLSCEVCPGREGPIFFGDEQNGYVLSYTFYVKDTQARGLQRWYSIIVFMMDRIYLLNSWPFLVPQLRTIIEVLQKKAQKVWKEEVDKNPQGVSSRMAFTLDPGNFLKQRGCNNKPARSLDELTGDKSIFKMLHVAFVWTLKACGSRITETLLEGPPTEDSIIDMEKQEETEEGFIKLYSRKISSEAKPSASDCVSGQSDETCKKEIWTASGVKNWAEGNVKKPVIRNLRHLKKVLGTERFQKLCHHVVIGDQIIVCCSDKAVLCSVFDALEVLLPRGCCRIIYHSNVYEESYRCNFLGQNPGIVLPDHVLAAERFVIVEVLEQEDWTSDPQDSQMSQAEDFVGYKFSLHSYIPLPEKAPTVLSKMLMALRNENLSEEVVSHCFVCLKEEWMNKVKVLFKFTKAGGARSEDETQKLMQVVGAREEDKPLLKFWMTGLSVQYRTHILASSKQR